The genomic window CTTGCGGCCCTGCGCAGGAGCCACATCGGCTTCGTGTTCCAGCAGTACAACCTCTTCCCCTCCCTCAACGCGGTGGAGAACGTCCAGTACGCCCTGCAGGTGAAGGGCTTCCCCCGGGAGGGCATCCGGGAGGAGGCCCGCACCTGGATCGAGACCATGGGCCTGGCGGACCGCGCCGGGTACCTGCCCCGGGACCTCTCCGGCGGCCAGAAGCAGCGCGTGGCCATCGCCCGGGCCATGGCCGGGAGGCCCCAGGCGCTGCTGGCCGACGAACCCACCGCCAACCTCGACACCGCCTCCGGCAGCCAGGTGCTGCGGCTCTTCCGGAACCTCGCCACGGACCACGGCCGCGCCGTGCTGATCGTCACCCACGACCCCAAGGTCCAGGACATCGCCGACCGGGTGCTGCGCATCCGGGACGGCCGGTTCCAGGCCTAAGAAAGGAGCCCCCCATGCGCAAGCTGCCCCTAGTCCTCGCCGGCCTCTCCACCCTGGCCCTCACCGCCTTCGCGCTCTATCCCCGCGCCCAGGCCCGGCCCCAGCCCGCCCCCGCGGCGCCTTCCGCCCTGCGCTGCGAAGGCCGTGTGGCCGCCTACCCCGGGGCCGACCTGGTGGTCTCCGCCGAGTACGGCGGGCGCCTGGCCTCGCTCCCCGTGCGTGAACTGGACCGCGTCCGGGCGGGGCAGGTACTCGCCCGCCTCGATTCCCGGGAGCAGGAGGCGAGCCTCGCCTCGGCCCGCGCCCGGGTGCGGGAGCTGGAGGCCGAGGGCCGCTTCCTGGACCTGGAGCTGCGGCGCCAGCAGCGCCTCCTGGCCGCGGGGGTCGTGGGCCAGCGCGCCTTCGACGACGCGGACTCCCAGCTCCGGCTCTCCCGGGCCCGCCGGGAGGCGGCGCTGGCCACCGCGGCCCAGCTGGAGGCCGCCCTGGCCAAGCTCACCCTGGTGGCGCCCTTTTCCGGCGTCATCGTGGAGCGCCTGGCCCAGCCCGGCGAGCTCCTGGCCCCCGGGGGGCGCCTGGTGCGCATCGCCGACCTGGACCGCCTGCGGGTGGAAGCCGAAGTGGACGAGTACGACCTGCCCTCCCTGGCGGTGGGCCGGGAGGTGGCCATCGAGGTGGAGGGCACCGCCGGCACCCTGGCGGGACGGGTGGAGGAGGTGCCTGCGGCCGTGTCCCTGCGCCGCCTCAAGCCCCTGGACCCCGCCCGGCCCTCGGACATCCGGGTCGCCCTCGTGAAGGTGGCCCTGCCCCGGGAGGCCCGCCTGAAGCTGGGCCAGCGGGTGGAACTGGCCATCGCCTCCGGGAGTGGGCTAAAGTAGTTCGTCCCTCGCAAAACGAGGCCTGGAGGCCCCATGTTCCGCTCCATCCCGCTCGCCCTGGCCCTCGCCCTCGCCCTGCCCGCCCAGGAAACGCCGGAAGCGCGCATCAAGCGCCTCGAAGCCCACGTGGAGAGCCTGGCGTGGGAGCTGGACCAGGTGCGCAAGTCCGCCGACGACGCCCTGTTCTGGCTGCGCCTTTCCGACGTGGCCGAGGTGGACAAGGTCATCCTGACGGGCCCGCCCAACCCCAAGGGCAAGGAGACCTACGGCATCCGGAACGAGCGCCACCCCCTGCGGATCTACGCGTACACCTTCGTCCCGAAGAACCTGGACCGGGCCCGGAAGCATCCGGCCATCCTCCTCAGCCACGGGGGCGTCCACGGCGACTTCGGCACCTACCACGCGCACCTGGTGCGGGAGATGGTGGCCCGGGGCTACATCGTCGTGGCGCCCGAATACCGCGGCTCCACGGGCTACGGCAAGGGCCTGCACGACGCCATCGACTATGGGGGCCTGGAGAACGACGACGTGGTGGCCTGCCGGGACTGGGCCGTGGAGGAGCTGCCCGTGGACCCCAGGCGCGTGGCCCTGGTGGGCTGGAGCCACGGGGGCATGATCAGCCTCATGGCCGGCTTCGACCACCCGGACAAGTTCGCCTGCATCTACGCCGGCGTGCCCGTGAGCGACCTGCTGGCCCGCGTGGCCTACGCCGGGGAGGAATACCGCGACGACGCGACGGTCAAGAGCATGTTCGGCAAGCCGCCCACGGAGGACGTGGACCTCCTGCGCCGGCGCAGCCCCATCTGGAACGTCCACAAGCTCAAGCTCCCCCTCATGGTCACCAGCACCACCAACGACCGGGACGTGGACGTGGTGGAGGTGGAGCAGCTCATCACCCACCTCAAGGCCGCGGGCAAGGCCTTCGATTCGAAGATCGAGCAGGACGCGCCGGGAGGGCACGGGTGGGACCGCATCGACACGTCCTACGCGCGCAAGGCCCGCAAGGCGATGTACGAGTTCCTGGCAAAGCATCTGGGCAGGTAGCAGCCGGGTAGGCCGCCAGAAAAGTGTTACCTGTCCTTCTGGCTGCCTAGGCCGTCCTGAAATACATCCGCAAGACGAGTCCCTCCCCTTCCCCGTTCTGCACATGGAACCCCGCCCGGTGGGCCTTCAGGATGCCCACGGCGGCCGCCAGCCCCAGGCCCCGGCCGGGCTCGCGGGTGGTGTAGAAGGGGTCGCAGATCAGGTGCAGCTTGTCCGGGGCCACGCCGGGACCGTCGTCCTGCACCTCCAGGCACACGGTGCCGGGGGCGTGGAACTGGGGCAGGGGCCACACGCCCTGGTGCGTGCCGGCCCCGGCGCCGGCATGGGTGCGGAGCCGCAGGCGGACCCGCGAGGCCCCGGCTTCCAGGGCGTTGTCCAACATGGCCGTCACGACCTGCTCGAGCTTGCCGGGATCCCCCAGGATGGGGGGCACGGCATGGAAGTCCCGTTCGAGCATCAGGCCCGGCTTCAGGGGAACGCGATCGAGCAGATCCTCCAGCTCCATCGGCTCCAGGCGCACGATGCCGCGGCCCGAGAAGTCCAGCATCTTGCGGGAGAGGGTCACGGCCCTGCCCAGGGCGGCCCGGGCCTGGTCCAGGATCAGGGCAAGGTCGACGTTCCCCTTGGTCATGAACCCGGCGATCTCGAGGTTGGACTGGATGGCCTGGAACACGTTGTTGAAGTCGTGGGCGATGCCTCCGGCCATGAGCACCAGGCTCTCGGCCTTGCGGGCCCGCAGCTCGCTCTGGGCGGCCTGGTCCACGGCGCTGAGGTCCCGGACCATGGAGAGGATCTGCCGGGGCTCGCCGGGAGCCAGAAGGCCGATGCGGACCTCCACGGGGAAGGAGGTGCCGTCCTTGCGCCGCGTGCGCCCCTCGAAGCGCCTCGACTCGCCGAAGGCCAGGGCGTTCCAGATGCCGGCGTACGCGTCCATGGGCATGTCGGGGGAAAGGTCCTGCACCCGCAGGTTCGCCAGTTCCTCCCGGGAATACCCGGTGAGCCTCGAGGCTTCCAGGTTGGCCAGGAGGATGCGGCCCTCCGGATCGAAGAGGAAGATGGGATCCACCGCGTTCTCCACCAGGTTCCGGAAGCGGGCCTCGCTCTCCCGCAGGTTCTCCAGGGCCCGCATGTGGCCGGTGATGTCCTCCACGAGGGCCAGGTGATGGGGCACCCCTCCCAGATCCAAGGGCAGGCGGACCACCCTCAGGCGCCCCCAGACCACGTGGCCGTCGCTGTGGAGGTAGCGCTTCTCCTTGGCGAACTCCTCGACCTTCCCGGAGATCACGTCCCCAAGGGAGGCCAGATCCGCCGCCACGTGGTCGGAGTGGGTCAGGTCCTGGAAGGTGCGCTCCAGGAGCTCGCCCGGGGTATAGCCCAGGATCTGCCCCAGACGCGGGTTCACCGCCACGAAGCCTCCCGTGACACTGTTCACGATGGCCATGCCCACGGGCGCCTTCTCGAACAGCGTCCCGAAGCGGGCCCCGGTCATGCGGAGCTCCTCGGCCATGCTCAGCGCCATGCGATGTGCGCGGTGCGCCGCTCCCTGGCCCAGGAACAGGACCGTGGCGAATCCCAGGCTCAGGGCCAGGCCCGCCACCAGGATCTCCCAGTGGCCCCTGCTGCCCGCCCCGGCGAAGAAGGAGGCATTGGAGCGCACCTGCAGCGTCCACACCCGGCCGCCCACGGGGAACGAGCGCTCCAGCGCGGGCCCGCCACGGGCGAAGTCAGGGACGGATTCGAAGAGCAGGGGCCCCCCGCCCTGCGCGGGCCCGTCCACCAGGGCCACGTCGGCCGAAACCCGTTCCTGGGCCAACGTTCCGCGGACCAGGTCCCCCATGCGGAAGGGGAGGTAGGTCCAGCCCCGGAAGGCCACCCTGCGCTGGGCCACGGTGTCCCGGGGCAGGCGCCGGTCGTACACGGGCGCATAGAACAGGGTGCCGACCTGCACGTCGGTGGCGGTCTCCTGGTAGAGGGTCACCGGCCCGGACATGAGCGGTACCCCCTGGTCGCGGGCCCGGAGCATGGCAGCGCGCTGCACCTGGTCGGCCGACATGTCCTTGCCGAAGGCCCGCCGGTTGCGGGCGTCCATGGGCTCGAGGTAGATGATGGCGCTGCATCCGTCCTGCCCGGGCGCCAGGGCGCCGCCGGGTTCGACGCGGTAGTCCGGGAAGCCCTCCCGGCGCATGCGCCTTGTGTGGGCCTCCAGGTCACCGGGCGCGATCCACTCCGCGAACCCCAGCCCCTGGGCCCCCGGGTGCAGCGTGGGGAGTTCCAGCCCTTCCACGTAGTCCCGGAACTCCCCGCGGCTGGGGAGGGACCCGCGCCCGAGGTACCCGGCGCTGCCGCGCAGCACCTCCTCCAGGCTCTTCATCCGGAATTCCAGCTGCATCGCCAGCGACCGCGCCTGGTCCCTCTGGAGGTCCCGGATCCGGGTCCGCTCCACCTGCCGGCTCATGGACCAGGCCACCAGCGTGAGCAGGACGCCGCAGAGCAGCCCCGCCAGGGGCCAGAAGCCTCGGAAAGCGCGCACGGCGAGCTTCGGTTCGTCGGGAACCATGATCAGGCGTCCTTGGGAAGAAACCAGCTGGCAGACAGCTGGGCATGGGTGCGATCATCCAACTATAGGCCGAATCGCCCCCGCGAACCTTGGCCATTTCCCGGTACGCCCCATCCCGGAAGGTTCGTTCGGGAACCCCGGCGGTCCCGTCAGGGGTACCGGCGCCGCACCTCGGCCAGGGACCCGGCGACGAGCCGCTCCAGCACCGCCAGGTCCAGGTCGCCGAGCTGTCGAACGTACAAACAGGCCTTGCCCACCTTGTGCCTTCCCAGCTTCGCGAGGAGTTCGTCCCGCCCGGGGAAACCGGCCATCAGGTAGATGCTGATATCGCCCTTCCGGGAGGCGAAACCCACCTGGCAGGAGTCCCCTTCCCTGCCGCTCTCGTACCTGTAGTGATAGCTTCCGAAGCCCACGATGCCGGACCCCCACATGACTGCCGGATAGCCGGTCACGCGGGTCATCAGACGGACCAGCTCCCGGCAGTCGTCGCGCCTGGATCCATCGGCGATTCCGGCGAGGTAGGCCTCCACGCTGGCCTGGGTGGGTCGGGTCTTGTTCTCAGCCATGGGAAGAAAATACATGAAAAGCCCCCGGGATCGGGGGCTGTATCTGCGGGAAATTGCCCGCCTCGGGCCGTGCAGGGAAAGTATCGGTTCTCCGGGAGTGCGGTCAACCCCGCCGCAACCGCCGGCCGAGGGCGCGGGAACAGGACGGCAGGATTGGAGACCTGGGAAAAAAGCCCGGAGATCTGGTCTCGCGGGCTTCTTCATCTACTGGAGGCGCCGATCGGAATCGAACCGATGAATGGCAGATTTGCAGTCTTGGTTTCTTGCAATAACAACCTTTATTTTCAACATTTAGCTATTTTAATTAACAATTTTTAGGCATTGAATCTAAATATACTTAGCCATATCAAGGATTTGAAGGTCGGACAAAATCCGGACATTCCTTCTGGTTCCATGCACTTGCATTTCTATTATAATCAATACTTACGTATTTGGCTTGTTAATATTGAAGTATTCATTGTAATTTCTATTCAGTGGTTCTCTGGATTTATATGAATTTGTCTAAACCTTTGATCTGTCAAGCAGATTAGTAATCTGGAGCAAGTGCCAAACATCAGTGATTGCTAAAATACCATTGCGACGCCTTCTCAATTGCCCCGCCCTACCCTGTCCAGCATCCCGAATACCCAAGATGCCTACTACCTGCACTTAGGGTCATGCCGATTCTACCCTAGCCCTAAGTGTTGAAATGGTTGCGCATTCTAAGGCTTTGCCTGCCAACCCTACCCTGCCTGGACACGACAGAGGCCCAGGCGGTGAGAATATGTCTCGTTTTTTGGCATAAAGATTAGTATTAGGGATGATAGGTCTTTGGATTAGAGATCATGGGGCAAAACCCAAAAGATTAGAAATCGTTTGCCGGAGGATTCAACATTACGGCCCTACCTGCTAGGGCACTTTTTCGGAGATTTTGGCTAAAAGGCAAATTGTTAACAAATCCGTGACATGAACCATTTAATGATGCACTTATTTTTCATATTTTTACCGTTATTCTACTTCGCTTTTTTGAAGTGCGAGCGGTTGGGAACGGTTATAGCTCTCCTGCCCTATCCATTGGAGCACTGTTGCTCCCACTCGCACAGGAGCCGCCATGGCCGCACCACTCAAAGCACCAGAGATTAGAGCAAGAAGCAAAATCAATACCTACCTTACTAAAAGCACACATGACAAGCTGAAGGAGCTTGCAAAAGGGCATAACACAACCATTAGCAACATTATCAAGGAATTGGTAGAAGTCTACCTCAACCAAGAAACAGAAAAGGAGAAATAGAAATGGCATCCATCAATTGCGAAACATTCATTTGCGGAATCAATGTATTCCCCACATTCAGCGTTAGGCGGGAACCTCAAATGAGATTGAATTTCCCCAATGCTTATGAATTCCTGGACGAAAGCACACTCTTGAACATCATCAAATTTTTTGATTACATTGATGATGACGATAAGAGAAATGCATTCGCGGCTGAATACATCAAAGAAAACAAGCTAAAATTATACAATTTGTTGCTTGATACGCATGTGAGGCCGCTTGATTTTTGTCTTGAATGCAGGCGCATCTTTGACCTCTTCACTCTGGAAAAAGCCTACACCTGGACATATGAAGGTGAAACACTCACATTGAAATACACCCTAGAAACCGTCAAAAACAACGATGAGGCAAAAGAAGCATTATTCAACCGACTTGCGGTAATCAAAGGACAGGAGAAGTAGAAATGACTAACAACCTTAACAATATCCAAGAGGCAGTAGACAAGCTCAACATTCCAGAGCAGAAAGAAGTAGATGAAGCCTGGAAAGAGGCTTGTGAAGTGGCGTTAGACATTGCCAGAAATGATATTGAAGGCATTGACGACGATCTAATCAAAAATGTATACATGCCAAAAGAAGATAATGAATCAGATAAACACTATGAAGCCAGAGTAAAATTGGTATCAGAAGCTCTTGGAAAGATAGTGCTTTCGATTCCTGATGCTGAGTAGATAGAGCTTAGGCCATCCTTTGAGAAATCATTGGATGGCCTATTTTTTTTGCCCATTTTCTGAATCAAAATATCAAAATCCCTGACCTTGAATGAAATTTAATGCCTGCTCTCTTGTGACTTGTGTATATTTCTTTTTATCATTGCAGAGCAGAATCATGTTGCGATTATTTGCTCTATTTGCCGTGGCATATGAGGCGTGAATCCAGGTTCCGTGAGGATTCTGATCTGACATGCCCTCCAAGATAAGCTGATCAAAGATTATGCCTGCCTGGAGAATGAGCCGTAGGGCCTTTAGTAGTGGCATATCAGCAAGAACCATATCCAGAGCTTCAGCCCTTGCGTGTTGGCTTGTAGACACTCCACCTACCAGCCTATTAAGCTCGTCACATCTCCAGCCGGAATTGATGTGTATTGGCGTATTCAGTGCCTCTCTGATTGGTTCAAAGAGAAATTCGGCAAGGATCTTGGCTCTTGGAATCAAATCATCTGGAAGCGAATTATCAATTCCATTCTTAACAGCAATATCAGAATGTTCCAATTCTTCTTTTGAAAGGTGTTTCGACAATTGCATACTATCTACCAGACATTAACCTATCAAGCTTTTCATTAATATTTCGTAGCTCAATTGAAATCTGAATCTCAAGCTTTGCAATTCTTACATCATGGTCTGACATCTTTGTATTGGCACCTTCTGAATGATTTTCTAGCATGTCCAATCGTGCTGTAATAGCCTCAAGTGCAATTTCAACATCAGTATTGGCCTGTTCAACCATTGTCTTTGAATGGGTTGCACACTTTGAAGCCTGCTTATCTTCCTGAGTAGATTGTCTATCTTCTATAGCCTTCTTAAAGAGCGGTCTGATTTCTGGGCTATTGGAGATGGACGGAGCGAGTCTGTCATCTGCGAATTTCTTCATAAGGGTATCTTTTGGGAAATAGATACCATTTGGACGAGGTTTGTAGTGTGTGTAGTAGAGAATATAGGCAGTAATTACCTGGGATTTGCCTGTCTGACTTGCCAGCATAAATGTAATTCTTTGGTATCTCTTATCATTTCCTACGGCCAACATTTCATACTGATATGGCATTAGTGTTGTATTGTATCTGCCAGCAAACCTCGACTCACCACCCGCAACATACAGGAATATATTTGCCCAATCAGCAGGGTTAATATCTGGCTTTGGCTTGATAATAGTCAATACACGCCTAAGCGTGTCCTTAATTCTGATATCCACTTAAATACTACTTTCTTCTATATCTTCATCTTCAATAAACACATTTTTGATAAATGTTGCCTCATTCATTTTCTCGAAAATTGCATCAATCTGCGCCTGGAGAATTGACGCTTTCTCGTCTTCTGTCTGTCCATCGTGGATGAGCTTTGAGGCTAGATCGCCAAAGCTTTCACGCATGGTATTAGCGGCTGAAATGGTTCTTGACCAGCCATCTTCAATATCACGAGCAGGCAGAAGAGCCTCTTTCTCTCGTTCGTATTTCAGCTTCTCTCTATCAGCTTCAATCTTGAGCTTCACCAATCGAGCTTGGTCTAATGGTCCCAAGTCTTCATCTTTCAAACCTGATCGATACTTAACATACCAAGCAAGAACATCTTCAAGAACATAGTAATTTTTTGTTCTACCCACCTTTTCTGGATCAATACGAAATGGAAGACCCTTATCTTTAACCAAATTTGATATATGTTGTGGTGATAAACCTAATATATCATGAACATTATCAAGGGTCATATTATCTGTGTTAAGGTTTTTAATTATTGCCATTATATATTCTCGCTATACCATATTGCGCTACTATCTTAGGGTCCAATATACTTAATCTACTATTATATCTATATCAAATCGGTTCAAATCGAGTAAGAGTAGTGGAAAAGCGGGCGTTGCGAACCTCCGATTTGCAGGCCATTTATGAAGGACCCATCGAAATCATGAGGGCGCATGAGTGATTGACCTTTCGTGCCCAACATCTCTGATCACTCACCTTGCTACTTCTTTGGCCTCATGCTCTTGAATACCTGTTCGATAGCCTGCGTGAAGACCTCTTGGTATTCGCTTGAGACAATCTGGTTTGCCGTGTCTATGAAGTGGGGCTTCACAGGTCGAGTGATGCGGCTGGTCATGCGATAGATTGGCTTGATGGTCCTCTTCCCTGTTCTCTGGAAGATCATGAGAGAGCCTGTGTCGCTCTTCAGTGAGAAGGTTCTATTGCCGCCTGTCTGGTGGGGCTGGATCGTGCCAGAGCCAAAGGTCAGGTTCCGCATAGCCAGAGCATTGGAGCCTCTTACGATCTTGTTTGTGAGCTTTCCAGCTTGAGCAGCCAAGAGAGATCGACCATTAGCCGGTGTGTGCGCCTGCCCTTCTTCAAAGGATGCCAATTGGGCATACTCAACAGAGATGGTGACATTCCACTTTGTCTTTGTTGCCCTATTCACCTTAGATATCTTGATTGAATTGAATATGAATTTCTTGCGTGAGTCTTTGATCTTGAATGAGGATTCGATACGCTCTCTCATTCTCTGTTGGAATCTATCAGCCAACATATTGAGACCTCGCTTAATAGCCTCTGGAATCTGGTCTTCTCTCTGGATATTTTTGAAGTATTCAATTACTGGCTGGACTTGCATATCAACATTAACAATCATCATCTTCAATCACCGGCTATTCTCCAGAATGATCGTCTGGCATAGAGTATGGATCTTCTCTACCGTCAGGATCATATGTCTCTTCATAGATTAAATCATCTGGATCACTTTGAAGTAGCCATTCATCCATTGTTCCGGTATGGACAGCATGATCAGTGAGCTTCTGATTCATCCCTTGAAGATCAAATTTGAAGCGCATATAGAAGTATGTGTAGACAGTGGCATAGACATCTATACCGTCTTTGTCCTGTCCAATCACCCGCTTTGGATCATACTTCCCAATATTCTTGATCCCAGATACCACAAGATTATTAAAACAATCTTCATATAGATCACCCCATTTGGTCATACGCGCCATCATTCCATAGATCAGGCGACACAAGTAGAGAATGAAATCATCTCTATTGGCATCTGTCTTATTCAGATTCCATTTGAGCCAGAGGTATTGACCAACCTCTGTGATGAATGGCGTCTTGGCTGGCCTGCCCTTCCTTGGCTTTGTGGACGGTTGAATCTCTGGGAAGTAGGCACAGGCTCGCTTGATGAAGGCTGGAGAGCATGAGTCAATGGTCCTGGTCTTTAATATTTCTTGGATGGTCCTCTTCTCTATTTCAGTGACCATCTGTTCATCGTATGGCATCATCTTTTATTTCTTTCAATATACAAACAAATCAATAATGTTAATAACGCGATATCAAGTATTACGATAAAGGCCCATACCGTATAACCCATCATCAATAACAGGAACCACATTATGGAGTCTGAATAGCGACCTGGATATCCATGATCTCTATTTCTATCTTTTCTTCTACACTACAAATCTTCTGGAGGCACAAACCAAAGACCTGTGAATCGTCCAAGCCAGCCTCAATCTCTCTCAAGGCTTCAAATAGGGCATCAACAGCCGCCTTCTCATAGCTGGCAGCATCCTTGATCCTGATCCCACCGGCTTTTGTGAACCAGGTAGGACAGTGGAGCCGTAGAACCAGGCACAGGCTTTGACCTTTGAGAGCCTGAACATCACCAGAGAGGCCATGAGCTTCAATCTGTTTCAGAATCTCATGCTGAGCTATGGCTTTCCAGATTCTTCCTTCTGGTGTCAGGACTCGATATCGCCCTCTGGTCATGTAAAGCTGATTAATAGATGGTGGGAAAGAAGATAGCTGGAATACAAGCATTGATTGATGGTCTCTAGAGATTAATTCTGTCTCTTGATCCGAGAGATGAGACGATTTCTCAAATTTATTTTCAAAAATATCTGATATGCTCTGCCCATTCCGGGAGTCAGAGCATGTTTCTTCAAACGGTTCAGCAGGCATGCTCTAATTGCCATCCGGTTCATGGTGCGATTCAGCAGGCCTCCACTTCAAGCAATACCTTGGCCTGGATAGGTGCAATTGGGGCAATCACCGGAGGCATAGGAGCCTGTGTGGCAGCAATAATTTCCGGGTTTGCAGCCAGCATCAGCCGAGAATCAGCAAAGGCAAGCGAAGATGCTTTAGTCGTCAGCCGTGAAGCCGTTCAATCAAGCAAAGATGCGGCAGAAGCCAGCCGGATATCTGCCGATATCATGCAAAAACAGTATCAAGATGAATCGGACCAAAAGAGGCCCTTGCTCGAATTCGGAAAGATTGAATTGACGAATAAAGATAGAGATAATTACTCTCAATACCATGACCCAACACGGTGCGTATTGCACAGATTCACAATACCCGTCAAGAACAAGCGTCAAGAATATCTTGAAGATATTTCATATATATATGCATTTTATAGCGACAACGAAATTATCGATATTGGCTTCAATTTTCACTCAATAGCCTATTCTTGCAGGGATCATTACATTATAGACGAGATAATTCAAAATCCAAAAAAATACCCCAACAAAGATGTTTATTTGTTTTTGTTTGTAAATGTTCACGACATTAACGGAAAGAGCAAATTTGCAATATATGGCGAAAAATTTGATAAATCATGCTGCAATAATTTTAATATTACCATTAGCAAAAAGCTTGAACCAATCCAGCATGAATTGACAGCCGCTATTGGTGAAATATATGCAGAAATCATAAATATGAGCAAAGCACATCTAAGGTATAACAAAAGAGATAAAATGATTAGACTATTAGAACAAGACGCTTTATTCATAAAAAGCCTTGAACAGTGTAGAAAAATAAATCCAGATTTATAGCCAAGGAGCCAGAGCATGTTACTTGAGCCAATTAAACAGGCTTGTTCTAATTGCCA from Geothrix sp. 21YS21S-2 includes these protein-coding regions:
- a CDS encoding ABC transporter ATP-binding protein, which gives rise to MPVLSATGIIKDYQEGREPVRILHGLSLDLEPGEVVALEGPSGSGKTTLLQILGCILSPTGGEVRVAGEAARPGRLAALRRSHIGFVFQQYNLFPSLNAVENVQYALQVKGFPREGIREEARTWIETMGLADRAGYLPRDLSGGQKQRVAIARAMAGRPQALLADEPTANLDTASGSQVLRLFRNLATDHGRAVLIVTHDPKVQDIADRVLRIRDGRFQA
- a CDS encoding efflux RND transporter periplasmic adaptor subunit, coding for MRKLPLVLAGLSTLALTAFALYPRAQARPQPAPAAPSALRCEGRVAAYPGADLVVSAEYGGRLASLPVRELDRVRAGQVLARLDSREQEASLASARARVRELEAEGRFLDLELRRQQRLLAAGVVGQRAFDDADSQLRLSRARREAALATAAQLEAALAKLTLVAPFSGVIVERLAQPGELLAPGGRLVRIADLDRLRVEAEVDEYDLPSLAVGREVAIEVEGTAGTLAGRVEEVPAAVSLRRLKPLDPARPSDIRVALVKVALPREARLKLGQRVELAIASGSGLK
- a CDS encoding CHASE domain-containing protein, whose amino-acid sequence is MRAFRGFWPLAGLLCGVLLTLVAWSMSRQVERTRIRDLQRDQARSLAMQLEFRMKSLEEVLRGSAGYLGRGSLPSRGEFRDYVEGLELPTLHPGAQGLGFAEWIAPGDLEAHTRRMRREGFPDYRVEPGGALAPGQDGCSAIIYLEPMDARNRRAFGKDMSADQVQRAAMLRARDQGVPLMSGPVTLYQETATDVQVGTLFYAPVYDRRLPRDTVAQRRVAFRGWTYLPFRMGDLVRGTLAQERVSADVALVDGPAQGGGPLLFESVPDFARGGPALERSFPVGGRVWTLQVRSNASFFAGAGSRGHWEILVAGLALSLGFATVLFLGQGAAHRAHRMALSMAEELRMTGARFGTLFEKAPVGMAIVNSVTGGFVAVNPRLGQILGYTPGELLERTFQDLTHSDHVAADLASLGDVISGKVEEFAKEKRYLHSDGHVVWGRLRVVRLPLDLGGVPHHLALVEDITGHMRALENLRESEARFRNLVENAVDPIFLFDPEGRILLANLEASRLTGYSREELANLRVQDLSPDMPMDAYAGIWNALAFGESRRFEGRTRRKDGTSFPVEVRIGLLAPGEPRQILSMVRDLSAVDQAAQSELRARKAESLVLMAGGIAHDFNNVFQAIQSNLEIAGFMTKGNVDLALILDQARAALGRAVTLSRKMLDFSGRGIVRLEPMELEDLLDRVPLKPGLMLERDFHAVPPILGDPGKLEQVVTAMLDNALEAGASRVRLRLRTHAGAGAGTHQGVWPLPQFHAPGTVCLEVQDDGPGVAPDKLHLICDPFYTTREPGRGLGLAAAVGILKAHRAGFHVQNGEGEGLVLRMYFRTA
- a CDS encoding S9 family peptidase — protein: MFRSIPLALALALALPAQETPEARIKRLEAHVESLAWELDQVRKSADDALFWLRLSDVAEVDKVILTGPPNPKGKETYGIRNERHPLRIYAYTFVPKNLDRARKHPAILLSHGGVHGDFGTYHAHLVREMVARGYIVVAPEYRGSTGYGKGLHDAIDYGGLENDDVVACRDWAVEELPVDPRRVALVGWSHGGMISLMAGFDHPDKFACIYAGVPVSDLLARVAYAGEEYRDDATVKSMFGKPPTEDVDLLRRRSPIWNVHKLKLPLMVTSTTNDRDVDVVEVEQLITHLKAAGKAFDSKIEQDAPGGHGWDRIDTSYARKARKAMYEFLAKHLGR
- a CDS encoding D-Ala-D-Ala carboxypeptidase family metallohydrolase, producing MQLSKHLSKEELEHSDIAVKNGIDNSLPDDLIPRAKILAEFLFEPIREALNTPIHINSGWRCDELNRLVGGVSTSQHARAEALDMVLADMPLLKALRLILQAGIIFDQLILEGMSDQNPHGTWIHASYATANRANNRNMILLCNDKKKYTQVTREQALNFIQGQGF
- a CDS encoding DUF1801 domain-containing protein → MYFLPMAENKTRPTQASVEAYLAGIADGSRRDDCRELVRLMTRVTGYPAVMWGSGIVGFGSYHYRYESGREGDSCQVGFASRKGDISIYLMAGFPGRDELLAKLGRHKVGKACLYVRQLGDLDLAVLERLVAGSLAEVRRRYP
- a CDS encoding phage terminase large subunit family protein produces the protein MDIRIKDTLRRVLTIIKPKPDINPADWANIFLYVAGGESRFAGRYNTTLMPYQYEMLAVGNDKRYQRITFMLASQTGKSQVITAYILYYTHYKPRPNGIYFPKDTLMKKFADDRLAPSISNSPEIRPLFKKAIEDRQSTQEDKQASKCATHSKTMVEQANTDVEIALEAITARLDMLENHSEGANTKMSDHDVRIAKLEIQISIELRNINEKLDRLMSGR
- a CDS encoding AlpA family transcriptional regulator, which encodes MAIIKNLNTDNMTLDNVHDILGLSPQHISNLVKDKGLPFRIDPEKVGRTKNYYVLEDVLAWYVKYRSGLKDEDLGPLDQARLVKLKIEADREKLKYEREKEALLPARDIEDGWSRTISAANTMRESFGDLASKLIHDGQTEDEKASILQAQIDAIFEKMNEATFIKNVFIEDEDIEESSI